A window of Candidatus Nanopelagicales bacterium contains these coding sequences:
- a CDS encoding DUF5679 domain-containing protein, which yields MAEEYSGEGYCVKCKNKRSFTGEVSVNAKGTRMAKGKCPECGTTIARILGKA from the coding sequence GTGGCGGAGGAGTACAGCGGCGAGGGGTACTGCGTCAAGTGCAAGAACAAGCGTTCGTTCACTGGCGAGGTATCGGTCAACGCCAAGGGCACACGCATGGCAAAGGGCAAGTGCCCCGAATGCGGGACTACGATCGCCCGGATTCTCGGCAAGGCCTGA